Proteins from one Celeribacter indicus genomic window:
- a CDS encoding CaiB/BaiF CoA transferase family protein has protein sequence MKGALDGIRVLDFSTLLPGPMASLFLREAGAEVIKVENPARGDEMRSYSPKWGEDSGNFHLLNAGKKSLAVDLKSPEGRARLAPLIAEADILIEQFRPGVMARLGLSYDEVRAQKPDIIYCSITGYGQTGPRAQRAGHDLNYQGDAGLLALSHGPEGAPVLPPALIADIAGGTYPALVNILLALRQRDRTGDGAWLDIAMAENLFPFTYWAQADGRFGGNWPGNGDALVTGGSPRYALYPMADGRILAAAPIEDKFWVRFCEAIGLDPALREDAADPAATRAAVARRIAAEPSAHWSTIFGEADCCCTVLQTLEEAMRDPHFTARGLFAGEIENGAGTRSPALPIPVCAPLRAEPGPRHAPRLGEGSSEG, from the coding sequence ATGAAGGGGGCGCTCGACGGCATTCGCGTGCTCGACTTCTCGACGCTCCTGCCGGGGCCGATGGCGAGCCTGTTCCTGCGCGAGGCGGGGGCGGAGGTGATCAAGGTGGAAAACCCGGCCCGCGGCGACGAGATGCGCAGCTACAGCCCGAAATGGGGCGAGGACAGCGGCAATTTCCATCTGCTCAACGCAGGCAAGAAAAGCCTCGCCGTCGACCTGAAATCGCCGGAGGGGCGGGCGCGGCTCGCGCCGCTGATCGCGGAGGCGGATATCCTCATCGAACAGTTCCGCCCCGGCGTGATGGCGCGGCTCGGCCTGTCCTACGACGAGGTGCGGGCGCAGAAGCCCGACATCATCTATTGTTCGATCACCGGCTATGGCCAGACCGGGCCGCGGGCGCAGCGTGCCGGGCACGATCTCAATTACCAGGGCGATGCGGGGCTGCTGGCGCTGAGCCACGGGCCGGAGGGGGCGCCGGTCCTGCCGCCGGCGCTGATCGCGGATATCGCGGGCGGGACCTATCCCGCGCTCGTCAACATCCTACTCGCGCTGCGCCAGCGGGACCGGACGGGGGACGGGGCCTGGCTCGACATCGCGATGGCGGAGAACCTGTTTCCCTTCACCTACTGGGCGCAGGCCGATGGGCGGTTCGGCGGCAACTGGCCCGGCAACGGCGACGCGCTCGTGACCGGCGGTTCGCCGCGCTATGCGCTCTATCCCATGGCGGACGGGCGGATCCTTGCGGCCGCGCCGATCGAGGACAAGTTCTGGGTGCGGTTCTGCGAGGCTATCGGGCTCGACCCCGCGCTGCGCGAGGATGCCGCCGATCCGGCGGCGACCCGTGCCGCCGTGGCGCGTCGCATCGCGGCCGAACCTTCCGCCCACTGGAGCACGATCTTCGGGGAGGCGGATTGCTGCTGCACCGTCCTTCAGACGCTCGAGGAGGCGATGCGAGATCCCCATTTCACCGCGCGTGGCCTGTTCGCGGGCGAGATCGAGAACGGTGCGGGCACGCGCAGCCCGGCGCTTCCGATCCCGGTCTGTGCACCGCTGCGGGCGGAGCCCGGCCCGCGCCATGCGCCGCGCCTGGGAGAGGGCTCCTCCGAAGGCTGA
- a CDS encoding 3-hydroxyacyl-CoA dehydrogenase NAD-binding domain-containing protein, with protein MTDIRKVAICGAGGTMGAGIAIVAARGGFETVCFDMSAEALARQRRAAGTFFGTSVEKGRMSAGDREATLARMSDTTDLADLAECDLVIEAIFEDLDIKKDLFGKLDRICKEGTIFASNTSTLSITEIAAGSGRADRVVGMHFCLPAQVMKLIEMSRGLNTSDETFRAAWAWTEACGQSPVETQDKPGFILNALLVPFNNDVIRAIEAGLASAEEIDLAIRSALGYRMGPCTLLDLIGLDTQLRLGEAFYPITLDPRAAVPPLCRRMVAAGRLGTKSGGGLLTGRLPEKAVEAPAYSLRSAGESRSFPAGDPFLAGARDGDAAEVTIHLGSGFAPDPAKTAVLVELDTECLGLHTGEDMGREGSNAVGFARYRNGDDPPSNLIELVRQPATDPAALAAARAVFDCAGFDVVTCADRPGRIVDRLVRPKYNDALRFLDDGLAAAEEIDRTCRMGLGYPDGPIERVTRGGLARHCEISNNIFKITGQTAFAPQRAPTIQKIRAKSE; from the coding sequence ATGACCGATATCAGGAAAGTCGCCATCTGCGGTGCGGGTGGCACCATGGGCGCGGGCATCGCCATCGTCGCGGCCCGCGGCGGGTTCGAGACCGTCTGCTTCGACATGTCCGCCGAGGCGCTGGCGCGCCAGCGCAGGGCGGCCGGGACGTTCTTCGGCACCTCGGTCGAGAAGGGCCGGATGAGCGCCGGGGACAGGGAGGCCACGCTCGCCCGGATGAGCGACACGACCGATCTGGCCGATCTGGCGGAGTGCGACCTGGTGATCGAGGCGATCTTCGAGGATCTCGACATCAAGAAGGATCTGTTCGGCAAGCTGGACCGGATCTGCAAGGAGGGCACGATCTTCGCCTCCAACACCTCGACCCTGTCGATCACCGAGATCGCCGCCGGCTCGGGCCGGGCCGACCGCGTCGTGGGGATGCACTTCTGCCTGCCGGCGCAGGTGATGAAGCTGATCGAGATGTCGCGCGGCCTCAACACCTCGGACGAGACCTTCAGGGCCGCCTGGGCCTGGACGGAGGCCTGCGGGCAGAGCCCGGTGGAGACCCAGGACAAGCCCGGCTTCATCCTCAACGCGCTGCTGGTGCCGTTCAACAACGACGTGATCCGCGCGATCGAGGCCGGGCTCGCCTCCGCCGAGGAGATCGACCTCGCGATCCGCTCCGCGCTCGGCTACAGGATGGGGCCCTGCACGCTGCTCGACCTGATCGGGCTCGACACCCAGCTGCGGCTCGGCGAGGCCTTCTACCCGATCACGCTCGACCCGCGCGCCGCGGTGCCGCCGCTCTGCCGCCGGATGGTCGCCGCCGGGCGGCTCGGCACCAAGTCGGGCGGCGGGCTGCTCACCGGCCGCCTGCCCGAAAAGGCCGTCGAGGCCCCCGCCTACAGCCTGCGCTCCGCCGGCGAAAGCCGCTCCTTCCCCGCCGGCGATCCCTTCCTCGCCGGCGCCCGCGACGGCGACGCGGCGGAGGTCACGATCCACCTCGGCAGCGGCTTCGCCCCCGACCCCGCGAAGACCGCCGTGCTCGTCGAGCTCGACACCGAATGCCTCGGCCTGCACACCGGCGAGGACATGGGCCGCGAGGGCTCCAACGCCGTCGGCTTCGCCCGCTACCGCAACGGCGACGACCCGCCCTCCAACCTCATCGAACTGGTGCGACAGCCCGCCACCGACCCCGCCGCCCTCGCCGCCGCCCGCGCCGTGTTCGACTGCGCAGGCTTCGACGTCGTCACCTGCGCCGACCGCCCCGGCCGCATCGTCGACCGCCTCGTGCGCCCCAAATACAACGACGCCCTGCGCTTCCTCGACGACGGCCTCGCCGCCGCCGAAGAAATCGACAGGACCTGCCGCATGGGCCTCGGATACCCCGACGGCCCCATCGAACGCGTCACACGCGGCGGCCTCGCGCGCCATTGCGAAATCTCCAACAACATCTTCAAAATCACAGGACAAACCGCTTTCGCTCCACAAAGAGCACCAACAATACAAAAAATAAGGGCGAAAAGCGAATGA
- a CDS encoding acyl-CoA dehydrogenase family protein, with product MNMHERMLQGRGWNDEERAILEQVQRMSDEVIAPNAERVDATGEFPWENVEAINALGLNAVFVPEEYGGMPMSYRLYLEIVAILSEACASTGIIYATNYHGMKPLIEYGSAEQKARLLPAIAEGGLGALAITEPTAGSDATGMKTSFTPEGEEIVVKGSKIFITNGDVADRILLFGKWAGIAEPKKAISVLVLEKGAEGFSVISKEKKMGHHGSSTCALSFDTVRVPRANLVGEPGEGLKILLGSLNRSRPSVAAHALGIARAAFRDMVAYGSDRVQGGRRVLDFQGNQFMLADLASELVLVESWLDHVAGLVDGGAEEFGMEASVAKMRASDLAMRMATECVQVHGGYGYCRDYRAERLMRDAKITQIWEGTNQVHRQLIGRSFIRK from the coding sequence ATGAACATGCATGAGCGGATGCTGCAAGGCCGCGGCTGGAACGACGAGGAGCGCGCGATCCTCGAGCAGGTGCAGCGCATGAGCGACGAGGTGATCGCGCCGAATGCGGAGCGGGTGGACGCGACCGGCGAATTCCCCTGGGAGAATGTCGAGGCGATCAACGCGCTCGGGCTGAACGCGGTCTTCGTGCCGGAGGAATATGGCGGCATGCCGATGTCCTACCGGCTCTACCTGGAGATCGTGGCGATCCTCTCGGAGGCCTGCGCCTCGACCGGGATCATCTATGCCACGAATTACCACGGGATGAAGCCGCTGATCGAATACGGCAGCGCCGAGCAGAAGGCGCGCCTGCTGCCGGCCATCGCCGAGGGCGGGCTGGGCGCGCTGGCGATCACCGAGCCCACCGCCGGCTCGGACGCGACCGGGATGAAGACCTCCTTCACGCCGGAGGGCGAGGAGATCGTGGTGAAGGGCAGCAAGATCTTCATCACCAATGGCGACGTGGCCGACCGGATCCTGCTGTTCGGCAAATGGGCCGGGATCGCGGAGCCGAAGAAGGCGATCTCCGTGCTGGTCCTCGAGAAGGGGGCCGAGGGGTTCAGCGTGATCTCGAAAGAGAAGAAGATGGGCCACCACGGCTCCTCGACCTGCGCGCTGTCCTTCGACACCGTCCGCGTGCCGCGCGCCAACCTGGTCGGGGAGCCGGGCGAGGGGCTGAAGATCCTGCTGGGCTCGCTCAACCGCTCGCGGCCCTCGGTGGCGGCGCATGCGCTCGGCATCGCGCGGGCGGCGTTCCGCGACATGGTCGCCTATGGCAGCGACCGGGTCCAGGGCGGCAGGCGGGTGCTCGACTTCCAGGGCAACCAGTTCATGCTGGCGGACCTGGCCAGCGAGCTCGTGCTGGTGGAGAGCTGGCTCGACCATGTCGCCGGCCTGGTCGACGGCGGGGCGGAGGAGTTCGGCATGGAGGCCTCGGTGGCGAAGATGCGCGCCTCGGACCTGGCGATGCGGATGGCCACGGAATGCGTGCAGGTCCACGGCGGCTACGGCTATTGCCGGGACTACCGGGCGGAGCGGCTGATGCGCGACGCGAAGATCACCCAGATCTGGGAGGGGACCAACCAGGTCCACCGCCAGCTCATCGGACGGAGTTTTATCAGGAAATGA
- a CDS encoding SDR family NAD(P)-dependent oxidoreductase — translation MAEGQIVVTGASKGIGAAIAAELEGRGHPVVCLSRSGRGPAGRQIACDMTEEAAVAAAFAAIAAEGPVAGLVNNAGVHIGGPIAALSVESFEETMALNATAVMVAAREAYPHLRAGGGGTIVNIGSFFDKLGVPDNLAYCASKAAVAAMTRCMAVEWARDGIRALTVAPGYIETDLNRDYLAREKVRAWMRSRIPTGAPGRPEDVARLVAALFGEDIGFLTGETIYIDGAQGMNH, via the coding sequence ATGGCTGAGGGACAGATCGTGGTCACGGGGGCGTCGAAGGGGATCGGGGCGGCGATTGCCGCGGAGCTCGAGGGGCGGGGCCATCCGGTGGTCTGCCTGTCGCGCTCGGGCCGGGGGCCGGCGGGGCGGCAGATCGCCTGCGACATGACCGAGGAGGCGGCGGTCGCCGCGGCCTTTGCGGCGATCGCGGCGGAGGGCCCGGTGGCGGGTCTGGTGAACAATGCGGGGGTGCATATCGGCGGGCCGATCGCGGCGCTGAGCGTGGAGAGCTTCGAGGAGACGATGGCGCTGAACGCGACGGCGGTGATGGTGGCGGCGCGGGAGGCCTATCCGCACCTGCGCGCGGGAGGCGGCGGCACGATCGTCAACATCGGCTCGTTCTTCGACAAGCTGGGCGTGCCCGACAACCTGGCCTATTGCGCCTCCAAGGCGGCGGTGGCGGCGATGACGCGCTGCATGGCGGTGGAATGGGCGCGCGACGGGATCCGGGCGCTGACGGTGGCGCCGGGCTATATCGAGACCGACCTGAACCGCGACTACCTCGCGCGCGAGAAGGTGCGCGCCTGGATGCGCAGCCGGATCCCGACGGGGGCGCCGGGCCGGCCCGAGGACGTGGCGCGGCTGGTCGCGGCGCTGTTCGGGGAGGACATCGGCTTTCTGACCGGGGAGACGATCTACATCGACGGGGCACAGGGGATGAACCACTGA
- a CDS encoding enoyl-CoA hydratase/isomerase family protein, with translation MAVDLEREGGLAVLRLNRPEALNALSFAVLDEIGAALDAVAAMAGVRALLVTGAGEKAFCAGADIKELRHRSLAEQKHGAELGQAVFAKLDRLPVASVALVNGYAFGGGAELAMACTFRLAAPQAAFGLPEIKLGLIPGYGGTQRLPRLVGEARALELILTGRTVPAAEAERIGLVNAVAEGDLLEAGRAFAGRFTRYSLPVLELARRAVQRAGDTALQAGLETEADLSTLAYRTADAEEGMAAFEEKRKPEFRDG, from the coding sequence ATGGCAGTAGACCTCGAGCGGGAGGGCGGGCTTGCCGTGCTGCGGCTGAACCGTCCGGAGGCGCTGAACGCGCTGTCCTTCGCGGTGCTGGACGAGATCGGCGCGGCGCTGGACGCGGTGGCGGCGATGGCGGGGGTGCGGGCGCTGCTGGTGACCGGGGCGGGGGAGAAGGCGTTCTGCGCCGGCGCCGACATCAAGGAGCTGCGCCACCGGTCGCTGGCCGAGCAGAAGCACGGGGCGGAGCTGGGGCAGGCGGTCTTCGCGAAGCTGGACCGGCTGCCGGTGGCCTCCGTGGCGCTGGTGAACGGCTATGCCTTCGGCGGCGGGGCGGAGCTGGCGATGGCCTGCACCTTCCGGCTGGCCGCGCCGCAGGCGGCGTTCGGCCTGCCGGAGATCAAGCTGGGGCTGATCCCCGGCTATGGCGGCACGCAGCGGCTGCCGCGGCTGGTGGGGGAGGCGCGGGCGCTGGAGCTGATCCTGACCGGGCGCACCGTGCCGGCGGCGGAGGCCGAGCGGATCGGGCTGGTGAACGCGGTGGCGGAGGGCGACCTGCTGGAGGCGGGGCGGGCGTTCGCCGGGCGGTTCACGCGCTACAGCCTGCCGGTGCTGGAGCTGGCGCGGCGGGCGGTGCAGCGGGCCGGGGACACGGCGCTTCAGGCGGGGCTGGAGACCGAGGCGGATCTCTCGACGCTGGCCTATCGCACGGCGGATGCGGAGGAGGGCATGGCCGCCTTCGAGGAGAAACGCAAACCGGAGTTCAGGGATGGCTGA
- a CDS encoding class I adenylate-forming enzyme family protein yields MKPFLTLHDPGTARGYYEAGLWRGETFYGLLARHAQARPEAMALRDGRVFLDWQGLKARVDAMADNLVEEGLVAGDRLSVWMSNRVEVVITFLACAREGIACNPSLHRSYTCAEIVELLNELGARALVTEPGWGADRAERDFEAMLSEVPSLGKVYTPERFPGHITQVNRVAHGNPDSVVYLAFTSGTTGRPKCVMHSSNTLLANARDLARDWALSDQSVILTLSPFSHHIAWVALGQWLVCGGTLVMDDPPEGMSRLDWITETGATYVLGVPTHAMDILAEQKRRGLERLGQVQTFYMAGAPIPEVVAKAFVDQGIAPQNIYGMTECSSHQYTHPGDPPEVWIRTCGRGGPAYEVRIWDPEDPDRELAPGQSGEIGGRGAAMMLGYFANQAATERTMNRHGYLLSGDLGSFDGQGNLRIEGRIKDLIIRGGHNIFPSRIEALALSHPRVEKAAAFGVPDARLGEKVCLAVIGDVGAAEMLAHLAREGLSKFDMPEWFAAVEDLPLTASGKILKRELAQMVARGALSPEPVRYGARKQGV; encoded by the coding sequence ATGAAACCGTTCCTGACACTTCACGATCCGGGCACGGCGCGGGGCTATTACGAGGCCGGGCTGTGGCGGGGGGAGACCTTCTACGGGCTTCTGGCGCGGCATGCGCAGGCGCGGCCGGAGGCGATGGCGCTGCGCGACGGGCGGGTGTTCCTGGACTGGCAGGGACTGAAGGCGCGGGTCGACGCGATGGCCGACAACCTTGTGGAGGAGGGCCTGGTGGCGGGGGACCGTCTGTCGGTGTGGATGTCGAACCGTGTGGAGGTGGTGATCACCTTCCTGGCCTGCGCGCGGGAGGGGATCGCCTGCAACCCGTCGCTGCACCGCAGCTACACCTGCGCCGAGATCGTGGAGCTTCTGAACGAGCTGGGGGCGCGGGCGCTGGTGACGGAGCCGGGCTGGGGCGCGGACCGGGCGGAGCGGGACTTCGAGGCGATGCTGTCGGAGGTGCCGAGCCTGGGGAAGGTCTATACGCCGGAGCGGTTTCCGGGCCATATCACGCAGGTGAACCGGGTGGCGCATGGCAACCCGGACAGCGTGGTCTACCTGGCCTTCACCTCGGGGACGACGGGGCGGCCGAAATGCGTGATGCATTCGAGCAACACGCTTCTGGCGAATGCGCGGGACCTGGCGCGGGACTGGGCGCTGTCGGATCAGTCGGTGATCCTGACGCTGAGCCCGTTCTCGCATCACATCGCCTGGGTGGCGCTGGGGCAATGGCTGGTGTGCGGCGGGACGCTGGTGATGGACGACCCGCCGGAGGGGATGAGCCGGCTGGACTGGATCACGGAGACGGGGGCGACCTATGTTCTGGGGGTGCCGACGCATGCGATGGACATCCTGGCCGAGCAGAAGCGGCGGGGTCTGGAGCGTCTGGGGCAGGTGCAGACCTTCTACATGGCGGGGGCGCCGATCCCCGAGGTGGTGGCGAAGGCCTTCGTAGACCAGGGGATCGCGCCGCAGAACATCTACGGGATGACGGAATGCTCGTCGCATCAATACACCCATCCGGGGGATCCGCCGGAGGTGTGGATCCGGACCTGCGGGCGGGGCGGTCCGGCCTATGAGGTGCGGATCTGGGACCCGGAGGATCCGGACCGGGAGCTTGCGCCCGGCCAGTCGGGGGAGATCGGCGGGCGCGGCGCGGCGATGATGCTGGGATATTTTGCCAACCAGGCGGCGACGGAGCGGACGATGAACCGGCACGGCTACCTGCTGTCGGGCGACCTGGGCTCGTTCGACGGGCAGGGCAACCTGCGGATCGAGGGGCGGATCAAGGACCTGATCATCCGGGGCGGTCACAACATCTTCCCGTCGCGGATCGAGGCGCTGGCGCTGAGCCATCCGCGGGTGGAGAAGGCGGCGGCGTTCGGGGTTCCGGACGCGCGCCTGGGGGAGAAGGTGTGCCTTGCGGTGATCGGCGATGTGGGCGCGGCGGAGATGCTGGCGCATCTGGCGCGGGAGGGGCTGTCGAAATTCGACATGCCGGAATGGTTCGCGGCGGTGGAGGACCTGCCGCTGACGGCGAGCGGGAAGATCCTCAAGCGCGAGCTGGCGCAGATGGTGGCGCGGGGCGCGCTGTCGCCGGAGCCGGTGCGCTACGGGGCGCGGAAACAGGGGGTGTGA
- a CDS encoding enoyl-CoA hydratase-related protein, protein MGFEEIEYFEEGPVGVITLNRPDHGNMFTARMCHEIRDCIEGIRRETRTRVVVLTGAGERFFCIGGQKDGMEQTTLYAGTLPVLEMYEAIDKLQKPVIASVNGFAVGGGNVLQVVCDVTIAKESAVFRQVGPMMGSFDAGYGTWYLEDLVGKKRAKEIWYCNRKMTAAEALEIGMINRVVPDDQLAEKTREFALEIADRGSFALAAIKGAFNARHGGVGGLSRVTHDLLLTQYLRSAEHGELSESFSGRRRPDPSKFGQ, encoded by the coding sequence ATGGGTTTTGAAGAGATCGAGTATTTCGAGGAGGGCCCTGTGGGGGTGATCACGCTGAACCGTCCGGACCACGGGAACATGTTCACGGCGCGGATGTGTCACGAGATCCGGGACTGTATCGAGGGGATCCGTCGGGAGACGCGGACGCGTGTGGTGGTTCTGACGGGGGCGGGGGAGCGGTTCTTCTGCATCGGGGGCCAGAAGGACGGGATGGAGCAGACGACGCTGTATGCGGGGACGCTGCCGGTTCTGGAGATGTACGAGGCGATCGACAAGCTCCAGAAGCCGGTGATCGCCTCGGTGAACGGGTTCGCGGTGGGGGGCGGCAACGTGTTGCAGGTGGTCTGCGACGTGACGATCGCGAAGGAGAGCGCGGTGTTCCGGCAGGTGGGTCCGATGATGGGGTCGTTCGATGCGGGCTACGGGACGTGGTATCTGGAGGATCTCGTGGGCAAGAAGCGGGCCAAGGAGATCTGGTATTGCAACCGCAAGATGACGGCGGCGGAGGCGCTGGAGATCGGGATGATCAACCGGGTGGTTCCGGACGACCAGCTTGCGGAGAAGACGCGGGAGTTCGCGCTGGAGATCGCGGACCGGGGGTCCTTTGCGCTGGCGGCGATCAAGGGGGCGTTCAACGCGCGCCACGGCGGTGTGGGGGGCCTGTCGCGGGTGACGCACGACCTTCTTCTGACGCAATACCTGCGCTCTGCGGAGCACGGGGAGCTCAGCGAGAGCTTCAGCGGGCGGCGGCGTCCGGACCCGTCGAAATTCGGCCAGTGA
- a CDS encoding CaiB/BaiF CoA transferase family protein, whose translation MTQTRNEPADTTARLPFESLPVHPAGQSFDMLAGVTVLDLTTSVAGPYATMLLSDFGADVIKIERPAGDDARSWGPPFHDEQALWFTAVNRNKRSVVVDAQTEQGREDLLALVRGADVIVTNQPPAVQRKLGLDYDTLRKERADLIFVSITGFGLDGERADLTCYDLIAEGYSGIMDITGAAGGEPQKIGAPAADMLAGQDAAMATIAALLGRHRTGEGHLIDVSLVESMTRFLTCRISPYLGSGDVPTRSGGRDSVIAIYQPFDTADLPMTLGLGSDAIWKRFWDAVGDPDYGARPEFRTNADRRRDRPAIVARIQEILRSRTRDDWLRLFAGARVPAGPINRVDEVVSDRHLQERGLFYGLEDETGRVAPQIGLGIRIDGQASYGRRLPPPLGADTEAVLGALRTAHDAD comes from the coding sequence ATGACCCAGACCAGGAATGAGCCCGCGGACACCACGGCACGGCTGCCGTTCGAGAGCTTGCCGGTGCATCCGGCCGGCCAGTCTTTCGACATGCTCGCGGGGGTGACGGTGCTCGATCTCACCACCTCGGTGGCCGGTCCCTACGCGACGATGCTCCTGTCCGACTTCGGCGCCGACGTCATCAAGATCGAACGCCCCGCGGGGGATGACGCGCGCAGCTGGGGACCGCCCTTCCACGACGAGCAGGCGCTGTGGTTCACCGCCGTCAACCGCAACAAGCGCAGCGTCGTCGTCGACGCCCAGACCGAGCAGGGGCGCGAGGATCTTCTCGCACTCGTGCGGGGGGCGGACGTGATCGTGACGAACCAGCCGCCCGCGGTGCAGCGCAAGCTCGGCCTCGATTACGACACGCTGCGCAAGGAGCGCGCGGATCTCATCTTCGTCTCGATCACCGGCTTCGGGCTCGATGGCGAGCGGGCCGACCTGACCTGCTACGACCTCATCGCGGAGGGATATTCCGGGATCATGGACATCACCGGCGCGGCGGGGGGCGAGCCGCAGAAGATCGGGGCGCCCGCCGCCGACATGCTCGCCGGGCAGGATGCCGCGATGGCGACCATCGCCGCGCTGCTCGGGCGGCACCGGACCGGCGAGGGGCATCTCATCGACGTGAGCCTCGTCGAGAGCATGACCCGCTTCCTGACCTGCCGCATCTCGCCCTATCTCGGCTCCGGCGACGTGCCGACCCGCTCGGGCGGGCGCGACAGCGTGATCGCGATCTACCAGCCCTTCGACACCGCCGACCTGCCGATGACCCTCGGCCTCGGCTCGGACGCGATCTGGAAGCGGTTCTGGGACGCGGTGGGCGATCCCGACTATGGCGCGCGGCCCGAGTTCCGCACCAATGCCGACCGGCGCCGCGACCGCCCGGCGATCGTCGCGCGCATCCAGGAGATCCTGCGCAGCCGCACCCGCGACGACTGGCTGCGGCTCTTCGCCGGCGCGCGCGTGCCCGCCGGGCCGATCAACCGCGTGGACGAGGTCGTCTCCGACCGCCACCTTCAGGAGCGCGGCCTGTTCTACGGGCTCGAGGACGAAACCGGGCGCGTGGCGCCGCAGATCGGGCTCGGCATCCGCATCGACGGGCAGGCCAGCTACGGCCGCCGCCTGCCGCCGCCTCTGGGCGCGGATACGGAGGCCGTGCTGGGCGCGCTGCGCACCGCCCATGATGCGGACTGA
- a CDS encoding amidohydrolase family protein: MNADRTETDFSRTQAPRPDWLARAEPEEPLEPDLPIVDAHTHLWDHPTGYRYFAEDLARDIAECGHRVTDTVFVECNSMYRAEGPAHLRSVGETEFALGQAAIAASGRYTGAHIAGRIVAHADLTLGEALPELLDAQQAAGNGRVAGVRMRAKWDPDPVVKGAVSAETPGLYLTEEVRAGLRALARRDLVFEASIYSPQIPDVTALARAVPEARIVLIHSGSPVGHGSYRGRGDEVHAAWRRDMAELARCPNVSVKLGGLLMTLAAFDFGRAERPPRSEELARLWRPYTEPCLEMFGADRCMVASNFPVEKAGCTYGSLWNMFKHIAAGASAAEKTALFSGTARRVYKM; the protein is encoded by the coding sequence ATGAACGCGGACCGGACGGAGACCGATTTCAGCCGCACCCAGGCGCCCCGGCCGGACTGGCTGGCGCGCGCGGAGCCCGAGGAGCCGCTCGAGCCGGATCTGCCGATCGTCGATGCGCATACCCATCTCTGGGACCATCCGACGGGCTATCGCTATTTCGCGGAGGACCTCGCGCGCGACATCGCGGAATGCGGCCATCGCGTCACCGACACCGTCTTCGTGGAATGCAACTCGATGTATCGCGCGGAGGGCCCCGCGCATCTGAGAAGCGTCGGAGAGACGGAATTCGCCCTCGGCCAGGCCGCCATCGCGGCGAGCGGGAGATACACCGGCGCGCATATTGCCGGGCGCATCGTCGCCCATGCCGACCTGACCCTCGGGGAGGCGCTTCCCGAACTGCTCGACGCGCAGCAGGCCGCCGGGAACGGCCGTGTCGCCGGGGTGAGGATGCGGGCGAAATGGGATCCCGACCCGGTGGTGAAGGGCGCGGTCAGCGCCGAGACGCCGGGGCTCTACCTTACGGAGGAGGTCCGCGCGGGGCTGCGCGCGCTGGCCCGGCGCGACCTGGTGTTCGAGGCGAGCATCTACTCGCCGCAGATCCCCGACGTGACCGCCCTCGCCCGTGCGGTGCCCGAGGCGCGGATCGTGCTCATCCATTCCGGCAGTCCGGTCGGCCACGGCAGCTATCGCGGCCGCGGCGACGAGGTCCATGCCGCCTGGAGGCGCGACATGGCCGAACTCGCGCGTTGCCCGAACGTCTCCGTCAAGCTCGGCGGGCTGCTGATGACGCTCGCCGCCTTCGATTTCGGGAGGGCGGAGCGGCCGCCCCGCTCCGAAGAGCTCGCCCGGCTCTGGCGGCCCTATACCGAACCCTGTCTCGAGATGTTCGGGGCGGACCGCTGCATGGTCGCCTCCAACTTCCCGGTGGAAAAGGCCGGCTGCACCTACGGGAGCCTCTGGAACATGTTCAAGCATATCGCCGCCGGCGCCTCCGCGGCGGAAAAGACGGCGCTGTTCAGCGGCACGGCGCGACGCGTCTACAAGATGTGA